The genomic stretch TCCAAAGGGGAGACGAAGAAGCGGCTCTTTTGCTAATATGAGCTCAAGCAAGGGGACGGCAGCACTGTGATAGAAGCcaggagagcagggagagaaagagggctCGCCGAGAGAAACTTTTCCTCCCGAATCCGCCAGCACCGCCGAATATCTGCATTTTAGACCCAAATGAAGGGCAGCGGGGATCTAATCATTTATTTCTGATGGATTatcgtcctgctgctgtggcacATATCTGACCGCCGGGGCCATCGTGATCTTTCAGGAGACAAGATTCTTTTCTGGGGGCtcaattttttgtttttgttttgttttgttgtgccGGTTAATTCCCTTTGCTCGCCCCCTCAAACACTCCGAGTGTTTTTGAACTGATTATTCTTTTCCCGATTcgaatcaaaatcaaaatcaaaaagcCTTTCAGATGTTAGTGCACAGTTTTTCCGCGATGGTAAGTTGCTGGAGTCTCACCGTGTCTTCGAATTTGTTTGCATATCAGATTTTGTTAtaatccatattttttttttctcagtcctGAATGATGTTTTGTGAAGCTTGCATGCGTAAAAGCTGCGAAACACCttggaaaaatgctgaaataatgCGAGGCTCCGTCGTTTATTTGAGGGCATTTCCACCTCCGGAATTTCGATGTTTGATTTTATTATCTACCTTTGGCAGTTTATTATCATGCTATTTTATTTCTAGAACTTTGCGGACAGAGAGTCGATGTGTTGAattgctgtctttgttttcaaaaATCAATCAGCGTAAATGATTTTAATTTAATCTAGATTCCACACTTGCTCTAATTCCTGTCATCCACTCAGGCCATGTTTGATAGTGCCCCATCGTTCGCCCGCACAGCATCATGCAGttcagacaaagagggaaaatacGTGAATTTATggttgtctctctctttttaaaaaaaaagcgtATTTAGGTCAAAACAcacttgtctctctgtcccctccTGGCAGGACCGTCACGACGGCACCAGCAATGGGACAGCCAGGCTACCTCAGTTGGGCGGCGTGGGCCAGAGTCCCTACACGAGCGCCCCTCCGCTCTCCCACACACCGAACTCGGACTTCCAGCCCCCGTACTTCCCCCCGCCCTACCAGCCCATCTACCCGCAGTCTCAGGACCCTTACTCGCACGTCAACGACCCGTACTCCCTCAACTCCCTGCACGCCCAGCCGCAGCCGCAGCACCCGGGCTGGCCGGGCCAGAGGCAGGGTCAGGAGAGCGGCCTGCTGCACCAGCACCGCAGCCTGCCCCACCAGCTGTGCCGGGAGTACCGCAGGGAAGTGCTCCTACCGTCCGGCCACGGCATCGACACGGGACTGTCGGACTCTATCCCTGTCCATGGAATACCTCACTCTTTAGAAGACGTTCAGGTGAGGCACCTTTTACCTGCGCTTCTCTTTTTGTGGGCTCActctgcttaaaaaaaaaaagaggataatGCTGTCATTATTGTCTGTTGCCACTGTTGCTTACGAAGACTATATTTTAAAACTAATATAGCCATTAATACTCATAATGGTGGGAATGGTAATGGGGTTATTTTTATTCCAATAGAAGTAAAACGACCAAGGACTCCACCTTTCATAATTCCTATTCGTTTTAAAATTATTAGAGTATTagtaaaagtgtttttattattgctgtAGTTTAATAAATGAAAGATGACACGCATTCAATTAGTCTCTTAATGCagccatatttttttttttttaccgccCTGAAAAATAGCATGACGaaattgttttcagtgttgtccAGATTATTTTGATTAAAACAGCACAATTTGGCCTTTTTAATTCCATTTATGAAATATACTTTTCATAAATGCTGTTAGTTTCCAGGACAGTTAAATTCCAcgtgttcttttcttttcttttatttttgacagTTATCAATTCAATCGAATTCAAtgaaatagataaaaaaaaaaaagaaaaaagcaaagcgCCTGTATCATCGTGTCCTctcactttttatttctcttttctgaGAAGAGGACTCCAGCCGTTCTATGCGAACAATAATACTGTAACACATTTCATGCACACTAACGGGAGAATTGAGTTTGCTTTATTGGGTTTAGGTAATAGCTGGGATGACTGCAGATACGTGATAAATGGGCGCTAAAATTGACAATAACCCCCATTCTTATTTGAAGTATTCCTCCCAGTTTTTAATCAGAAACAAACACCAATAATCCACTAATTAGTTCATAGGCCTTTAATAGGCTACGCTGCCGTAATTACTATCCAATCTAGATTAGAAGTTTCCTTGTGAGTAGAGCCAATCTGAGGGCGAAATTAGGTCAGGATTATGGGGCGACACAGCTTCGTTATTTAAGTCTGGGTTTGTGATCTGGTGTCATGCGTCCATTGGTGTGACCCGCTGAAAACACTCGTGGACAATAATAACAGGTATGGGCCTCGAGAGCCTCCATGTTGGGTGATTGTGGCTAATTGTGTCAGGCTTTGTTCGTGCACAGCGTCTCATTCACTGACACGGGACTCAGGCTGATATTTTCGTGCCTTTGTGCTAaaattgtctcttttttttccttttttttttttttttgcatttgtgtcaCAGCCTGTTGAGGATCAAGGAATTCACATTCCCGACCAGACTGTAATTAAAAAAGGTAAGCAATTTCCTCCGAGATATCATGCATGTTTCTgcaagctgcacacacacacacacacacacacacacacacacacacacacacacacacacacacacacacacacacgcaatccACCATTCTGCTCGAGAGAACTCGATGCAATGCGGTAATGCCTGACTGATCCTAATACGCAGTATAGCCTATTTTTCATTACATGCTTTCCAAGTGCATCAAACTGGCTGcaccttttttcccccctcgcTGATGGAATTTACTGTCAGCGTTTCAGAGCAGCGGTGAGATGAGTAGAGCTGGTGGGCTTTGTAGGCCCGTACTATTGATGGTCAAAGATATAGGCCCATAGACGATCCTGGCACTTCAGTGGTGAAAGCCAATAGCTGCAATCACACTGCACGGTCACGTTTAACATGGAAGTTGGTGCCTCTGGATGGAGCACGGCCTGGCATGCGCAGGGTGATAGTTTGCCGTTTGGAGAGGGAATCAAAACTCGACCATAATCACAGACTgacttgttgttgttggatAATGCTTTAATATTTTTTTGGTCCGTTTGCTGTGTAATAATCAGGCTGATTTGTATCCTCGAAGGTGCGTAATGATGAGCCCTTTTCCATGGCCAGGTTTGAAAGCGTTTCGTCAGATCAAATTAGAGCTCGCTAGATAAGATATGGAgcgatttttctttctttctttctctccctttctgtctttttttccattctttccTTTTTGAGCCTGTCTATCTGCGTATCAACATGATAATTGGCTTCTTATATTAGTAATCTCAAGAGTTCGTTTAACTCCTATTGTCTCTATTAGGCTCCCCTGAGCCATTAATGTCACAAGTGATCTATCCAAAGGCGCACAGTCCCCTTTGTCTCCGGTTACTGCACACCAAAACGGTGTAAAGCCCAGTAGTGCTGagtccccctccctcctccctcggTGTGAAATCACACACGGGCGACGGTGTTTTGCTGGATACCGAGGATATGTCAAAATAGGTAGACTTTACCAGATCTCTCGGTTGGTTTGGCTGCTTTGTGCAGGGTCGATCCGCGGCGTGGCCAACGCAGAAATAGCCAGTGTGAGCGCTCAGATACTGGAGATCTACCctccctgtctgctgctgagatCTGGAcgtacaaatgtgtttttttttagataaagaGCAGATGAGTGGAAATATTCTGAATGTCGGACATGtgaagttcacacacacacacacacacacacacacacacacacacacacacacacacacacattatcattattattattattattattattattattattagtatatTACCATGTATAGGCCTCTATTAGCCgtttttctctgcatgtcttTGCTGCTGAAAGTGTACACATGTGGTGCTAAACCCTAAATCCGGGGCCTAAACCCCCCCTTCTCATTTAGTTAAGGCTCTGCATTGCATGAAATTCACTGAGcacggtctctctctctctctctctctctctctctctctctctctctctctctctctgtcttccccccctccctccttctctccatccacccccccccccctccccaccctccctccccttgCTAGGTCCAGTGTCTTTATCCAAGAACAACAACATCTCCGCCATCCCCGTAAATAAGGACGGTCTTTTCGGAGGGGTGGTAAACCCCAACGAGGTGTTCTGCTCAGTTCCGGGTCGCCTgtccctcctcagctccacatCAAAGTACAAGGTCACGGTGGCCGAGGTGCAGAGACGCCTCTCGCCGCCCGAGTGCCTCAACGCCTCTCTGCTGGGCGGGGTGCTGAGGAGGTGAGTCTGGCTGAAAGGCTGCAAACGTCTCCCTGTGTAgctacctgtgtgtgtatttgcgtctgtgtgcgtgtgtctgagCTCTCTCACTCCAACCCATTCTCTCTGGGTGcgtgcatctctctctctctctctctctccctccctccctctctctctctcttctctgtagCAAGAATAATTAAAATCGACCAACCATGACACCTAGCTCCTGCATTTAAAGCAGGAGGGGTCTGTTAAATTCCATATTAACTTCCCTAGCGCactggatctctctctctctctctctctctctctctctctctctctctctctctctctctctctctctctcaaattaATGTTGGCCTAGTCTGTTTCAACCCCAGCTCTATAGGCCCAGTGAAGGcattacacatgaaaacattgGTCTCCAGTGAACTGTCTACTGAAGTGCTGCAGACACGCAGCCAGTAATAGTGTTGCCTATTAAGTAggactttatttattcattttgtacagtatttgtctGCTGGAGAAAAAGGCTGGGCTCCTTTAGTATTATTTATAGCTTGTCTTAGGGATATATAGTGGAGGGCACAGCCAGGCAAATCCAGCCCATTCACCTTTTAATTAGTGAAAAAGAGAAGCTGAACCACACTTGCTGCCCGAAAAATGTTTACATGATGCTCTAAGGTGCATCATGGAAAGCGTCATCAAAATACCCTCAGTGGCGTGATCATTAAAAATATTTGACAGCGTGCAGGTGCCTTTTGCGTCTAAGCCTGTCCCTGAATCCACTGCTACACGTTACATATTTCAGCTATTtgaatttctgcttttgtttttgctgccacAGGGCCAAGTCTAAGAATGGAGGAAGGTCCTTAAGGGAGAAGCTGGATAAAATCGGCTTGAATCTACCTGCGGGCAGACGCAAGGCAGCCAACGTCACCTTGCTGACGTCACTAGTTGAAGGTAAGTCGGGTGCCGTAAATCACGTTCCCAGCTCTTGTTGCTCGCGCGATATCAGGTGCTTGCAAactgggagtttttttttttttttttcgctctctctctttctttctctgtgttggAAATCAGCATATGCGCTCATCCGTGTAATGTGGACCGACTTTGCCTCGCAAGTAATAAAGCATgaaggatgtgtgtttgtgtgtgtgtttctctctgtgtgtgtgtgtgtgtgggagagagagagagggggagagaaagagtggtGCTGGTAATTCTAGTGGCTTTGCAGCGTTGGCCTCCGCTTGCAGGGGCACACTTGCAGGTCCACGGCTGGCCTAGTTTATACACTGGATGAATTTGTGTTGAAGTCCAGTTAATTATTGAGTGCTGCTTGTTTATTGGGCACCGCTGAGCTGTTTCACCTCATGGATGAGAAGTCGATTGATTTATTAACCCTGCATTGTTTCAAACATTAATACAGCCCTGGATATGGCAGCTCAAGGCTGAGTTTTAATGGCGACTTAATTCTTTCGTTAATAGCTTCCCGTGCTTTGGTTCTCACTGAAGAGTTTTGTTGCATGCAAATGGCATGGCGCTGACCTATTGGGAGCTATATGTTTTGGGCCTATTAAAGAATAAATTAGTCAATTATGGCGCGCCGAAAAGATGCATTTTGCGCGGATAAATCCATTTTGCCTGCAGAGTTGAACCTGATTATTCAGTGCAGTGGTATTTGGTGTGCAGTGGGTTTCCAAAGGTGAAAGCCTGAGATGGTTCATTGGTCCCTGTTAATCATTATTGCAGAAGAGGGCCGAATGTAACGTTCATTGTGCTTCGGAGAAATTCGTTGCTGTATTGTAATGAGCCTGGAGAAATGTATGATTGTGGGTAACAAGAGGGTGGTGGCACTTTGGGGGGTGGAGAGGTGGATGGCAGCCGGTTATTTAGTGAAGGGACACTGCGTTTTCTGCAGCGCTGTCATTGTTTATGATCCGCTCCGTTTTATGGAAACGAGTTTACTGGACTTGAGCTTTGATGCTAATTGGCGCATGCGTTCTTCCGGAGCAGAGGCTTATGGGCAGGAAGCCCCGCATAAAAACTCAACTGCTTCAGGAAATTAAAACCAAAGACTTGGaggggggaagaaaaaaaaaaaaatgtcaaccaACAAGAGAGGCGAGCTGCAGACTCGGACGGAATGAAACCTGAAATTCTCATAGCTGAAGTATGTAAAGAGAAAGTGAGATTTAGGCATAGCCCTTTAAAATTGCTTCCCCATGCCTGTGTGATCTACTGGACTTTAAATAATGCGCAGGCATTGGTAATCGATGACATGGTGTTAAGCATGACGCTCCGTCTATATTTCATATCCACTTATTGTTTCTCCTCCATATTTAACCGTTCTCACGGCATGAAGAGGGGAGCTTGACGTGTATTGACAGCTCGCAGGgctgttttattatcatttccagcctattattgttattatcatcatcattagtgCTGTTGGGAAGGCACAGGTGCTTAACCCCCGCTGCCTGCGCGCGTCAACAGAGTGGACGCTGCGCTCAGATCAGATTAATCACGTGTTAGTCCAGGCAGGGAGTCTGAATTTGATGGAAGCATATTTAATAAGCAAACACATTCCgcctcattttcctcctcttcttcttcttcttcttttctcaggCGAAGCGGTGCATCTTGCCAGGGATTTTGGTTATGTGTGCGAGACCGAGTTTCCAGCCAAGGCAGTAGCTGAATATGTAAACCGTCAGCATTCCGACCCAAACGAACAAGtccaaagaaaaaacatgttattgGCCACGAAGTAAGTGCTATTATCACGTTTCACTGTGTCACACCGAATGCATCCCAGTCTGTGCCACTGCGTGTGTGTTCCCCTGAcagtttgcaaacacacacgcacatttattaagcaacacttttcacacttgACACAAGTTTGGTATTTTCTCAAGTGCCATTGGAACAAATCAGCATTTCATATGTCAGACGACAAAACACGCCATTGCTCCATGCCACCATCAGCCCATTGACTCTATTACCCAGGCTAATATTAATTCATAAACATTTTTTAGCGTCACTGAACACCTGTGCTAATTAAGGATTTTAATCAgacacttcttttcttttcatttaaacGTGTGATTCTACATAATGTTATGAATTACAGGCCTAATTAAAACAGTGCAGTTCAgtgtgctcctgctgctgctgctgctgctggtggtggtttGTTGACTGGGCCTCtctctcatccacacacacacacacacacacacacacacacacacacacacacacacacacacacacacacacagcagtattTAGTTCTTGTGATTCCAGTGACACTGACACATCGCTGGTTCTCATCCATTGCTGTTGGGTTTTTGTGCGTAACCGAAACATGGGCATTCCTTTAAGATGCAGGAGCCTGCGTTTAATATTGATGCTGGCCGCTGTAAtgaagcagctgtcagctcTAAGCGGCTTCTTACAGGCTTTTTTTGAGTCTTATTAAAATAGCAATATCATGAAATGGGGAGATAATTCGCGTTAGCTCACCTTTTAGTGAGAGAAAACAATCTTCTTTAGCTTACAGAAATATTTTACATGAGCTCATAGCGCACTGCATATCAGCTTTTGTTTGACTAGAGTTTAATTGGTTGGTGTTTCCTAAATTCGGAGTTTTCTCTtccaaagaaataaataaaaaataaatacataaaaatcgTTTAACATCGACAAGTCATGTCAAGTTTCCTcttaaatttttatttttaataaacgAGGAGTATCCTGCCACTGAGCTCGGAGATTCATTTCCACCTGATTGTGGCTGCAGGACATTTTCTCCAGCCAAGTGTTAATTcctggaaacaaaagcagaacgAGGCACCCAGTTACAGTCCACTAATAAATGCTGTAAAACAGGTTGAAATAAGTTGATTTGCAGAGAGGAACAGGAGAGCTAGTTTCACCTCTGTGGCTGGTCACTTTTCACTCGCTTTAAGCTAATTTAGAATTTACAACCCagccccccccacaccccccaccCCGCCACCCCTCACCCCCCTGCGGGGCTGActgatttgaattttttttttttctttttttttttcagtgtgcccagttttatttatttatttatttatttatttatctatttactCTCAGGGTGCTCCAGTGCACGCAGGGATTTCGGTCATTAACACGTCGCTCTCTCTGTTTTAGGCAAGTCTGCAAAGAGTTCACAGACCTGCTGTCCCAGGACCGCTCGCCGCTGGGAAACTCACGGCCGCAGCCCATTCTTGAACCGGGAATCCAGAGCTGTTTGACCCACTTCAGTCTAATTTCGCACGGTTTCGGGACCCCGGCGCTGTGCGCGGCCGTCACGGCCCTGCAGAACTATCTGACCGAGGCTATCAAAGCCATGGACAAAATGTACCTCAACAACAACCCCAACAGTCACTCAGATAACGGCACTAAAGGCGGGGACAAAGACGAGAAGCACAGAAAGTGATGTTTCCATCCCACCTTCACCCGGGGCCAAACCCCAGGGCCCTCCTTCCACACCGACCCACACCCCTCCGCCTCGCCCCGGCCCCCACCCATCCAATATAAATATTATAAATACCTTATAAATACTATTGATAAAGTTAAACGTGCCACTTCCTGATCTTGCGCGgttttacatattttgtttttacatcCCACTTTGGATTCACGGGGAAACGACGCAAGagtctccttcttcttcttcttcttccaacACCTGAACCATACgaaatgttatttaaaaaaaaaaaagagaaaaaagaaaagaaaaaaaggctgcagaggaTCAGCTCCAGGGCGAGGAAAAGGTGTATTGCCTCAGCCAGAGGACTTTTTATGTACTCCCCTTATTTTTTATGAGCTGCAACGAATGGACTGAAATCCAGCGACCCCTCTATATCTCAATTTTACGATTGTGACAAAACCGAAGCTAAAAGAGGATGAATTCTTATCAGTATTGTGAATAATAAacttgaaaaacaaagagaatttCCACAGAGCTCCATGTCATGACTTCAGTTGTagactctcactctctctctctctctctccaagcGACCAACTTGAACTTTTTGAAATTTCAACACGATTCACGGTTATATAAGGGAATCAGTGttcatgtatgtatatatttatttatgtgtaatTTAATGGGAATTGTAAATATGGTGCGTCTGttgaaacttcttttttttatttatctggtGCCTCCTGTTTTAGTGGGTTTGAATATTCGGTTAGTTCTTCATGTGATTTTATGGTTCTTAGAAAACAGAAGTTTGGggtatttttatttctctggGATATTTCAATTCAGCCCTCTTGTAGCATGTTGAGGCGACATTGAAGCAAGTGAACAAATTTAATAGAAATAAacttccatttctctctctctatatcatccttattcagtttttttttaatttgagacAGAGCATAAGTGAGACCCTGAGgagaactgtttttttttttttgtttttttttgtgtttctattttcGTTTTTATACAAGCTTTTATGTGTTGTGCCAATCAGAATACGTTTCACCTCTTGTTCTCTCCTTGAAGCACCATAAAAGCAATAAAtggaatattgtctttttttaaatgttggaAGACATTCAAAAAAACGTTTTTTGGGACCACCTGATATCTTGTTATGTCCGATAATGTCCAAAATTGGAGGCGGTTTTAGCTGTATTGTATAGACATGTGCTGGCAATAGTTCCCATGCCTGTCAATGTATTATAGTCCTTTGTTgcccagaaaaaaaataaatatttgatacGCTTCATCTCGATTTTTATTCAGatcttttaatttttattcACTGCTTGATACGTCcgggtgtttttttttgttctttctattattattattattttttttttctttggtcttagtatttttttccccccattctGAACGGCTACAGTAATTGAGTTTAAGCCTCCCCTGACGATTGCTCCTCGCAATAAGCAGCTGAACTCATTGTTTCCCTcaagtataataataataataataaaaaaaaatcttactttAAACTCCCTAGTTCAGAGCACAGGATCTTATGCAGGCCAAATGGCTCACAACAATGGATATATTCGCGTTTGAAGTGTGCAGCGCCACCCCTCCAGCTAAAACCCTCTGAGATGTATATAGGCCTGGTGTGCAATGTTTGGTTGTTATAGGCTATATTTGGCTCTCCCCCGTTTATTCTGTGCTGGAGCCTTATTCAAAGACATGCATCAAATATTTGTTATGTTGTTTGCCTCTGAGTATAATCAATGAACAATCAGCGCTCAGTATattctggctttttttttttttaatgcatatttCGTGATATAATCATGCTTTCATAACGAATCTCCTTGCTCTCACTGGTGTTTAGTCTCATTTCGCTGTGTTTGGCTGAGTGGGTCTATGAATGTGGCTATCACGCTGGCTGTAATAGCAAATCTGATGCTGGccttttgctttattttgcgtgcaaagctgcagagagcaggcCGTTGCATAACATTTGAGTTTGATTGTATATTGATGGCGTGGCACCTATAGCTCGAAATCAATCTCGTCTGGAGCATGAATCAGTCTGGTGATATATGCATCTTGGTATTGTTTCTTGCTTTCCCTATTTCACTGTCTGGTAACCATGCAGTTTAAAATATTGTAACACTGGGAGAGCACTGGGcgacccccctcccctcctatCTGCCTTGATTCTGCAATCTCCTCTGCAGCCATATTTATTATCTGCATGATTTTCGGGCCCTGGTTTAATTCTGAGGCAGTTGTTTTGCAGGAGGGTGAATGAAGCCTAACTGTACATGTCCTTGGCATAATTGCGATGCACAGTGCTGGAGCAGGTGAAGCGAGGCATTGTCTGTCAGGCCCTGTTTTTGTTGGCTCAGTCTTCAGATTGTGTGTGGGATCCTGTCCTCAGGCGCAATAGCTCACTCATAAAGGGGAGAGAGACTACCCGGCTGTTCCTGCTATGGTGGATGTGGAGGGGGAAAAGCATAAATAGTCACTTTAAGGGAAAACAATCGTATTAAAACAGCATTCATTGGTATTAACGAAAAAGGAAGCCCCTCACGTGCGtcattaatgctaatgttattTAATAAATTTATCGGGGTTTGGTTGAATGAAAACAGGGTTTTGAGGGTGAAACGAACGCATTAGAAATAGTGGTATCTGTGACAATGGTGGATGTCTGTGCGCATTATTAGTATGAGATGGGGAGGATCGCGAGGCCTGTaattgtgtctttctgtgcaATGGAACTGAAGTGTTAAAGAAACTCCAAATCCCATTGTCTGCCGTTTGTTTACACCGATACCAGCCTTGAATTTACATATGTTTTAATACAAAATTGTAATTTTACCCTAATTTGATCTTAAACAGGTAGAGCTAGTTTCCCATAATGCCTCACAGCCAAAGTCATTTGCAGAAAAAGtagacgaaaaaaaaaaaaaaaaaaaaaaaagtctgaaatttGAAGAGCCAGTCAGCAATACCCAGCTGAATTTGGCTAATTCAATCCATAACTGCTGCTTGTCCCAACTAAAGCAATTACAGCTGATTCCCGTATAGTAATTAATAAGTGTGAGGCCGGTTGTTATCAAATATTCTATCGAATTAATCGAATGTGCGGGATAAAATATTTAGCCGTGAAAGTGATACATTTTGTGTGATGAAGCGTCTTCTTTgggctgatgatgatgctgtggatgaagggtgcgtgtgtgtgtgtgttcgttgtATCTATTTATTTCGTACAGTATTTGTCTGCTGGTGAGGCTCAGTGGGCCGCCGCTCTGTTGATATTTATAGTTTGTAGCAGAGATGTAatgaaggacaaacacagacagcctCGGTTAAACCACCTCTGTGGATAGAGTGTGTGCACCCTTCGCTCTGACACAAAtctgactttaaatcaaaagcTGCAGCACCGAATTTAAAGAAACGATGTATGCATCGAGGATTATTTCAGGGGATAGATTAATGCCCGTGTGCTaatgctgcaaacacatttatttttcatgctgcTCTCCCTCTATTGATCACTGTCTCTCGGGCATAGAACGCAACTTTTCATCTGCAAGCAGCTTCACATCACTGCTGCGCTCATCAGTCCCGCACAAACGTGTCCCGTCCACTGCGCACGCCatagcagccatgtttgtggtCAGACAGCATTTAAGTTGATGCTGCTGAGGCCATTGCTTGGTGAGAGGAGCGTCTGCATGGCCTAATTACCCTGTGGCACCATCACTACAACAGTCTGCCACTGTAACGCTTGCAGGCAATGCTTTGGAGCTGCTTGCCTGCATGGGAAGATATAGGGCAACAAGCGCACAAGGCCCAGATTTGTCCACTGTGCTGCCACAAATGTTACACTGGCATGATTGGAATTTGATTTAAGCGCAGCTGTCCTCCTGACATTTAAACAGAGGGATCTGAGTCTGATGGAGATTGCAGCGATTGTTTAAAGATAATCAGTTATTGCGCAGCactttggggaaaaaatgtgCGCCTTTGCAAAGGATTAGTGTCCACACAATGCTGGAAAGTTTCCTCTTATTGATGGAGCAGAGATGCTTTGATAGAGGATTTTGATACACTAAAGATGTTGATGTTCCAGAAATACTAAAGGGGACAAAGTCTTAAATGATAGAGAGCAGATGGTTCCTTTATCGATATTGTTTTTGCGAACACAGTGCTGTCAATTAGTGCGTCTTGTCTCAAATGTTTTACCAACGGCGTATTTCAAGATGCCGGCTTAATAATAACTGGCTTGGACGAGACACAGAGTTCCTCTAAATGACATTTGATACGGTTATCGGTGCAATCGAATTATGTGACTTTAAAGTTTGCAATGAAGCGCAAAATGGCTAATTGTCCTCAACTCTGACATCAGCCGTCATTTGGGGCTTTGGCCCCCCGCCTGGCGCTGACCCCCTATGGGCCCCTTGCCCACTCTGAGAAGCTAAGAGAGGTCAATGACTCCACCAAATCATCAAATCAGCGCTGATTACTTGAGACATTAGCTAATCGATTAGAAAACATTAAGTGACTTTGAATAAACAAAGGGGCTCCTGATAGGAGCTCAATAACTCCACCGACACTGACCATTCACAAAAATGGGAGTGTTTGATTAGTTTGTAAGTTGACATCCGCAAGGAACGCGTGCACACATCcatccatatatatatatatatatatatatatatatgaaataaataaataatagttTTAATAGGtattaatgtgtatttttt from Chaetodon auriga isolate fChaAug3 chromosome 21, fChaAug3.hap1, whole genome shotgun sequence encodes the following:
- the tfap2a gene encoding transcription factor AP-2-alpha isoform X3 — translated: MLVHSFSAMDRHDGTSNGTARLPQLGGVGQSPYTSAPPLSHTPNSDFQPPYFPPPYQPIYPQSQDPYSHVNDPYSLNSLHAQPQPQHPGWPGQRQGQESGLLHQHRSLPHQLCREYRREVLLPSGHGIDTGLSDSIPVHGIPHSLEDVQPVEDQGIHIPDQTVIKKGPVSLSKNNNISAIPVNKDGLFGGVVNPNEVFCSVPGRLSLLSSTSKYKVTVAEVQRRLSPPECLNASLLGGVLRRAKSKNGGRSLREKLDKIGLNLPAGRRKAANVTLLTSLVEGEAVHLARDFGYVCETEFPAKAVAEYVNRQHSDPNEQVQRKNMLLATKQVCKEFTDLLSQDRSPLGNSRPQPILEPGIQSCLTHFSLISHGFGTPALCAAVTALQNYLTEAIKAMDKMYLNNNPNSHSDNGTKGGDKDEKHRK
- the tfap2a gene encoding transcription factor AP-2-alpha isoform X1 — encoded protein: MKMLWKLTDNIKYEDCEDRHDGTSNGTARLPQLGGVGQSPYTSAPPLSHTPNSDFQPPYFPPPYQPIYPQSQDPYSHVNDPYSLNSLHAQPQPQHPGWPGQRQGQESGLLHQHRSLPHQLCREYRREVLLPSGHGIDTGLSDSIPVHGIPHSLEDVQPVEDQGIHIPDQTVIKKGPVSLSKNNNISAIPVNKDGLFGGVVNPNEVFCSVPGRLSLLSSTSKYKVTVAEVQRRLSPPECLNASLLGGVLRRAKSKNGGRSLREKLDKIGLNLPAGRRKAANVTLLTSLVEGEAVHLARDFGYVCETEFPAKAVAEYVNRQHSDPNEQVQRKNMLLATKQVCKEFTDLLSQDRSPLGNSRPQPILEPGIQSCLTHFSLISHGFGTPALCAAVTALQNYLTEAIKAMDKMYLNNNPNSHSDNGTKGGDKDEKHRK
- the tfap2a gene encoding transcription factor AP-2-alpha isoform X2 codes for the protein MKMLWKLTDNIKYEDCEDRHDGTSNGTARLPQLGGVGQSPYTSAPPLSHTPNSDFQPPYFPPPYQPIYPQSQDPYSHVNDPYSLNSLHAQPQPQHPGWPGQRQGQESGLLHQHRSLPHQLCREYRREVLLPSGHGIDTGLSDSIPVHGIPHSLEDVQPVEDQGIHIPDQTVIKKVSLSKNNNISAIPVNKDGLFGGVVNPNEVFCSVPGRLSLLSSTSKYKVTVAEVQRRLSPPECLNASLLGGVLRRAKSKNGGRSLREKLDKIGLNLPAGRRKAANVTLLTSLVEGEAVHLARDFGYVCETEFPAKAVAEYVNRQHSDPNEQVQRKNMLLATKQVCKEFTDLLSQDRSPLGNSRPQPILEPGIQSCLTHFSLISHGFGTPALCAAVTALQNYLTEAIKAMDKMYLNNNPNSHSDNGTKGGDKDEKHRK